The Candidatus Schekmanbacteria bacterium DNA window CTGCATGGGGTGCAAAATCCCCCCCCATTGCGTCAACGGCAATCATATTAAAATGCCAGCATTAAGGTTTAAGAAGCTGTCTCTTCGATCTTTACTACTTCTTTGCCTTTATAGAAGCCGCAATGCCTGCATACCCTGTGAGGAAGTTTTGGTTCCTGACACTGGGGGCACGTAGTATATTGAGGAACTGTCAAAGCATCGTGGCTTCTTCTTTTACCTCTTCTTGACCTTGAAGTTTTTCTGCTTGGAACTGCCATTTCATTCTCCTGTTTTTCAGCGTTTAGTTAATATTCTTTTTTAATTCTGCAAGCACGGAAAGGCGGGGGTCGATCTTTTTCTCAATACAACCGCAATCGTTTTCATTCCTGTCTGCACCGCATACCGCACAGAGTCCTTTGCAGTCAGCGGAACAGAGCGGCTTCATCGGTATGGAAAGGATGATCTGTTGTGAAGCAAGATCCTGAAGATCTATAAAATCCTCTTTTAAATAGTCCACCTCAAGCTCCTCTGACTCAAGCTCAACGTCCGATGACTCATTCCGTAGCTCATATCGTTTATACTCCACTTTAAATGGAGACGTTATTTTTGAGCAGATCCTTTTCAAACATCTGCTGCAGTCAAGTTCTGCGGAGAAAACCACGCTTCCCGTGACAACGACTATACTCCCTGACATGTAAACATCTGCATCCAGTTCTACCGGGGTTTTGAGATTAACATCTATATCCTCAAAACATCCGGCGTCCATCTCTTCATGGATGTGAAGTCCTTCGTCAGGAATATTATCTAATACAATCTTAAGCCTGTTTGCGATGCTCATAATAATTATTCTTTTTTACTGTACCTGTGGTCTTTTTTCTTTTGTCAACAAAGACATGCTTAAGAACCTCATCCATTGTCTCAACAAAAATGTAATTCAAATTCTTTTTGATGTTCTCAGGAATCTCATAAAGGTCTTTTTCATTTTCCTTCGGTACTATTATTGTCTCAATCCCCGCTCTTTTTGCAGCCAGGGATTTTTCCTTCAATCCGCCTATAGGTAAAACCCTTCCCCTCAGGGTTATTTCTCCTGTCATTGCGAGATCATTATTGACCGGCTTTTTAGTCAAAGCAGAAATAAGAGAGGTAGCCATTGTTATACCTGCCGAAGGGCCATCTTTGGGAATTGCACCGGCAGGAACATGAATATGAATATCTATCTTTGAAAAAAGATCATCCTTCAACCCTAATTCCTTTGATTTGGCACGGGCATAGCTTAACGCTGCCTTGGCTGATTCCTGCATGACTTCTCCAAGCTGCCCTGTCAATATAAGAGCGCCCTTCCCTTTCATCACAGTTGATTCAATATGTATCAGCTCTCCGCCTGAAGGCGTCCATGCAAGCCCGGTGGAAACTCCGATTTCATTCTTAACCTTTTCTGACTCACGGAGATATTTACGTACACCTAAAAAAGTATGGATGTTTTCCACGGTTATCTGTTTAAGTTTTTTATCACCTGCGGCTACTTTCTTTGCAACCTTCCTGCATATGGTAGCCACTTCACGTTCAAGGTTCCTGAGTCCGGCCTCCCTCGTATAATCTGATACTATTGTTGCGATTACAGAATCAGTAAACCGGATATATTTATCAGTTATACCATGGTCAGTAAGCTGACGGGGAAGTATGAACTTCTTGGCAATCATCACCTTTTCTTCTTCAGTGTACCCAGGGATTTCAATTATCTCCATTCTGTCCTTCAGCGCAGCCGGAATGGGATCAGTCATATTTGCAGTTGTTATGAACATCACCTTTGAAAGATCAAAGGGAAGGCCCAGGTAATGGTCGGTAAAACTGTCATTCTGCTCGGGGTCTAAGACTTCAAGAAGCGCTGATGACGGATCACCTCTGAAATCCATTCCAAGCTTATCAATTTCATCCATCATGAAAACAGGGTTATTCACACCTGCCTGCTTTATCCCCTGTATGATCTTTCCAGGCATTGCTCCGACATAAGTACGGCGGTGTCCTCTTATCTCAGCCTCATCCTTTACTCCGCCAAGTGAAATCCTGATAAACTTTCTGCCCAGCGCCCTTGCTATGGATTTGCCAAGCGATGTTTTGCCGACTCCGGGAGGTCCCACAAAACAGAGGATTGGCCCCTTCATCTGTTTTTTGAGTTTGCATACACCGAGATATTCCAATATCCTCTCTTTTACCTTCTCAAGGTCATAATGGTCCTCGTTAAGGACCTCTTCTGCCTTTTTTATATTAAGATTATCAGTTGTTGTCTTGCTCCATGGAAGCTCTACAAGGGATTCAAGATAAGTCCTTACGACTGCTGATTCTGCAGCATCAGGATGCATCCTTTCCAGGCGCGTTAACTGTTTCTCTGCTTCAGATTTTACTTTCTCCGGCATCTTTGCCTTTTTTATCTTATCCTTAAATTCGCTTATCTCCTCAGCTTTCTCATCAACCTCCCCAAGTTCCTTCTGGATTGCCTTTAGCTGTTCCCTCAGGTAGTACTCCCTCTGGGTCTTGTTCATCTCATCTTTTGCTTCGCTCTGGATTTTGTTCTTCACCATGAGAACCTCAAGCTCATTGGCAAGGAACTCCCCGACTTTCTTCAGTCTCTTCATGGAGTCGGCAATCTCAAGAACTTCCTGCGCCTCATCAACCTTTATATTAAGGTTTGAAGCCACCAGATCTGCAAGCCTCCCCGGATCATCCAAATTGTCAGCAAGGACAAGGATATCAGGCGGAATAGTCTGCCCTAAAGAAATCACTTTCTGAAGCTGTTCCCTCACGCTCCTCATCTGAGCTTCTACTTCCGGAACCCTATGTTCAGTCTTATGTTCTTTTATAATCTCAATCTTGACCTTGAAGAAAGGCTC harbors:
- the rpmF gene encoding 50S ribosomal protein L32, which codes for MAVPSRKTSRSRRGKRRSHDALTVPQYTTCPQCQEPKLPHRVCRHCGFYKGKEVVKIEETAS
- a CDS encoding DUF177 domain-containing protein, whose amino-acid sequence is MSIANRLKIVLDNIPDEGLHIHEEMDAGCFEDIDVNLKTPVELDADVYMSGSIVVVTGSVVFSAELDCSRCLKRICSKITSPFKVEYKRYELRNESSDVELESEELEVDYLKEDFIDLQDLASQQIILSIPMKPLCSADCKGLCAVCGADRNENDCGCIEKKIDPRLSVLAELKKNIN
- the lon gene encoding endopeptidase La — encoded protein: MEMFDALNIEDIQIPRELPLLPLRDIVIFPFMIVPLFVGREKSIRSVDGALAADRMIFLSSQKDGANENPTTDEISRIGTVGMIMRMLKLPDGRVKILVQGIAKAKIVDYSAKEPFFKVKIEIIKEHKTEHRVPEVEAQMRSVREQLQKVISLGQTIPPDILVLADNLDDPGRLADLVASNLNIKVDEAQEVLEIADSMKRLKKVGEFLANELEVLMVKNKIQSEAKDEMNKTQREYYLREQLKAIQKELGEVDEKAEEISEFKDKIKKAKMPEKVKSEAEKQLTRLERMHPDAAESAVVRTYLESLVELPWSKTTTDNLNIKKAEEVLNEDHYDLEKVKERILEYLGVCKLKKQMKGPILCFVGPPGVGKTSLGKSIARALGRKFIRISLGGVKDEAEIRGHRRTYVGAMPGKIIQGIKQAGVNNPVFMMDEIDKLGMDFRGDPSSALLEVLDPEQNDSFTDHYLGLPFDLSKVMFITTANMTDPIPAALKDRMEIIEIPGYTEEEKVMIAKKFILPRQLTDHGITDKYIRFTDSVIATIVSDYTREAGLRNLEREVATICRKVAKKVAAGDKKLKQITVENIHTFLGVRKYLRESEKVKNEIGVSTGLAWTPSGGELIHIESTVMKGKGALILTGQLGEVMQESAKAALSYARAKSKELGLKDDLFSKIDIHIHVPAGAIPKDGPSAGITMATSLISALTKKPVNNDLAMTGEITLRGRVLPIGGLKEKSLAAKRAGIETIIVPKENEKDLYEIPENIKKNLNYIFVETMDEVLKHVFVDKRKKTTGTVKKNNYYEHRKQA